In the genome of Yersinia enterocolitica, the window AGCGTTTTACTGCTTGCGGTGTTGGGGCGTCCGGTGTCCCCAAGTTGACCATTAATACGCCGAGCTTACTTTGCATGATGCAAAATCCTTGTGGGGGATATTACGCTTATTATTCGAGCTTACGAATAAGTCTTCAACGAGATCCGTAAAACGAGAAAGGCGACCTTAGGCCGCCTTAGCTATCTTACCATCCAGAATTAACCGAGAATAGTCGCCAGTTCTGCACTGACTTCTGCTACTTTACGGGTTCCGTCCAGCTTAAAATATTGCGTATTGCCTGCATCAGCTTCTTTACGATAGTAAGAAACGAGTGGTGCGGTTTGTTGATGATATTCGATCAGACGTTTGCGAACAGTGGCTTCCTGATCGTCTTTACGAATAGTAAGTTCATCACCTGTCACATCATCTTTATCTTCAACTTTAGGTGGGTTGAATTTAATGTGGTAAACACGGCCTGAAGCAGCATGTACTCGACGCCCGACGATGCGTTCAACAATCAACTCGTCTGGTACAGCAAACTCCAGCACATAATCAACCTTGATACCGGCTTCTTTCATGGCATCAGCCTGAGGAATAGTACGTGGGAACCCGTCTAACAGGAAACCATCACGGCAATCGTCCTGGGTGATACGCTCTTTAACCAATGCGATAACCAGCTCATCAGTAACCAGTTTGCCGGCATCCATTATTTCTTTCGCTTTCAGACCTAACTCAGAACCTGCTTTTACAGCGGCGCGCAACATATCACCAGTAGAGATTTGCGGAATACCGTATTTCTCCATGATGAATTGAGCCTGAGTACCCTTACCAGCGCCCGGAGCGCCCAGCAGAATGATACGCATTGCGTAAATCCCCTTGCTATGTAGTTTTTCTATGTGTTTTTACTTAGAGCCTATCCCATTAGGGCTATTTTATTTGCCATTTTGAACCAAGGCAGTGCTCAGGATCCTCACGTACGATGTGTACGCTCCGGCTCTTCCGCGCTGTCCATGTTAAAACTGGCTGCAACAATGACGCCAACGGGGATAAGCTCTTAAAAAAATCGAAATTGCGGAAAACAAGCAACCATACCATTTTCAGGGGGGTTGGCTCAAGGCGCGCGAGGCCGGTTAGCAGGAGAGAATCAATGACATCCAGGAGAAATAAAAAAACAACCCATTGAAAATAAATAAAAAAACGCCTCAGATAACACATCTATCTGAGGCGTTCTATTACTCAATTAAGCCGTTAATAACTGATTCATTCTGCGGATAAACTGGTTAGGATCATCTAATGTTCCCCGTTCAGCTAACAGCGATTGATCCAGTAATAACTCTACCCATTCAGCAAACTGAGCATCGTCAGTCACATCAGCAGCGCGTTTAACCAAGCTATGTTCAGGATTTAATTCAAAGATATACTTCACTTCTGGTGCCTGTTGGCCCGCAGCAGCAAACAATTTCGCCATCTGCGTACTCATTTCATCGGCATCAGTCGTCACTATCGCTGGCGTATCCGTCAAACGATGCGTCAGGCGGACATCTTTCACGCGTTCGCCCAGCAGGGTTTTAACCCGCTCAACGAATGGCTCCAGCGCTTTATCGGCCTCTTGCTGATCTGGACGCTCTTCATCTGCCAGCTTATTCAGTGAGTCATCTGCTTTGCTGACTGACTGGAAAACTTTACCGTCAAACTCGGTCAGGTAGCTCATCATCCATTCATCGATGCGATCAGATAACAGCAATACTTCAATGCCTTTTTTGCGGAACAGTTCCAGATGAGGGCTGTTCTTCGCCGCAGCATAGCTGTCAGCAGTGATGTAATAAATCTTCTCCTGCCCTTCAGTCATACGGCTGACATAATCTTCCAAAGACACTGTCTGCGCTGAGCTGTCGGTATGGGTTGAAGCAAAGCGTAGTAACTTGGCAATAGTTTCTTTATTGCTACCGTCTTCCGCTGGGCCTTCCTTAAGCGCCATACCGAACTGCTGCCAGAACTGCTGATATTTCTCAGCATCATCTTTAGCCAGTTTTTCCAGCATTTGCAGCACACGTTTAGTCAGCGCACTACGTAGATTCTGAGTAATGCGGCTGTCTTGCAGAATCTCACGCGAGACGTTCAGCGGTAGATCATTAGAATCTATTAAACCACGAACAAAACGCAGGTAATTCGGCATGAACTGCTCAGCATCATCCATAATGAACACGCGCTGCACGTAAAGTTTCAAACCATGCTTATGGTCGCGATTCCACATATCCCACGGGGCCTGAGCTGGGATATACAGCAAGCTGGTATACTCCTGCTTACCTTCGACGCGGTTATGGCTCCAACTCATCGGGTCGGTGAAATCATGCGCGATATGTTTATAGAATGCTTTATATTCGTCGTCAGTAATCTCTGCTTTGCCGCGCGTCCATAATGCCTGAGCTTTATTGATTTTCTCCCAGGTGACCGTGCCGTCTTCTTCATTTTTGCTTTGAATTTCAACTGGCAAAGCAATATGGTCTGAATATTTACTGATGACTGAGCGCAAGCGCCAATCATCCAAATACTCGTCTTCACCTTCACGCAGATGCAGGGTTATCTCTGTACCACGCTCTTCTTTGGTGATATCCGCGATGGTGTAGTCACCCTCGCCTGCCGATTCCCAGAATACGCCAGCATCAGCAGGCGCACCGGCTGCACGGGTACGGACGGTGACTTTATCTGCCACAATAAATGCGGAGTAGAAACCGACACCAAACTGGCCGATTAATTGGCTATCTTTGGCTTGATCTGAACCAATAGACTCAAGGAATGCTTTGGTCCCTGACTTCGCGATGGTACCAAGATTATCAATAACTTCGTCACGGCTCATACCGATGCCGTTATCACTTAGAGTCAAAGTACGCTTTTCTTTATCAAAAGATAAACGCACTCTCAGCTCACCGTCGCCCTCAAATAATTCAGGATTAGACAGCGCGCGGAAACGCAGTTTGTCTGCCGCATCAGAGGCATTAGAGATCAACTCGCGCAAGAAAATTTCTTTATTGGAATAAAGCGAGTGAATCATCAAATGGAGGAGTTGTTTTATTTCAGACTGGAATCCACGGGTTTCTTGACCTTTCATACTCATTAATTACCTCAATCCAAATTACCGACAGGTACATAAAATCGAACAATGAGTATCAGATGGGGCCAATAGGTGAAAGTTTCAAGTATGAGGATAGAAAAAAATAGAGAATCGAGGGCGATTGACTTATTATCCCTAACGAATTTATTCGTAAGATAATCAATAACAAGACTGTCGCCCACAATAAATAATGGGATCAATACTTAATAGGATTACGCCCAGCCAGTGAGTGCGATAATGTCGTACCATCAACCATTTCCAGTTCGCCGCCTACTGGTACGCCATGAGCGATACGGCTGGCTAATACGCCATACTGACCACACATCTGGCCGATATAGTTGGCAGTGGCATCCCCTTCTACGGTCGGATTAGTTGCCAAAATGACTTCAGTGATAGTTTCAGTTTCAAGCCGTTTTTCCAGCAAATCCAAACCAATATCGCCAGGGCCAATGCCATCCATGGGAGATAAATGCCCCATCAACACAAAGTAACGCCCACCAAACTGGCCGGTTTGTTCAATAGCATGGATATCTGCCGGGCTTTCGACCACACAGAGTTGGCCATTCTGCTGCCGGCGTGGGTTGGAGCAGATAGTGCAACGGTCTTGCTCGGTAAATGTCCGGCAATCAGCACAGTGACCGATTTCGGACATCGCACGGGTCAATGACTGCGCCAGCCGCATTCCACCACTACGATCACGCTGTAGCAGTTGGAATGCCATACGTTGCGCTGATTTCGGGCCAACGCCCGGCAGGCAGCGCAACGCCTCCATTAATGACTCAAGGAGTGGACTGGTTTGCATCAGAACGGCATCTTAAAGCCTGGTGGTAATTGCATACCACTGGAGACCGAAGCCATTTTCTCTTTTTGCGTTTCATCGATACGACGCGCTGCATCGTTCAATGCCGCAGCAATCAAATCTTCCAGCATTTCTTTATCTTCTTCAACCAATAGGCTTGGGTCAATTTCAACCCGGCGGCAGTTATGCGCCCCATTGATGGTTACTTTTACCAAGCCCGCGCCAGATTCACCGGTAACTTCCAATTTGGCGACTTCTTCCTGCATCTGCTGCATTTTTTCCTGCATCTGCTGGGCTTGTTTCATTAAATTGCCAATACCGCCTTTACCAAACATAGTCATCTCTCATAGCAAGGGGCCGCGTCAGTACACCATGCACTTACCGCAGCGGTTAAACCGGCCGGATACTCTCTTCATCCAATTCTGCATCGAAGAAACGACGCAGTGTCTGAATATTATTATCCGCAATAATCGACTGGCGTGCTTGTGCCAGCTTTTCTTCATAAATGGCCTGCCGCCATTCCAGCGGAGTACGCTCCGCCGGGTTGTCATCTTCGATAACGCTAAGTGTGACAGCATTACCGTGTAATTCACTCAATGCATCAGCCAGCGCCTTTTGTGCCGTGGGCGAATTTAAATGCCGCTGGCTAGAACGCAGGTGAAGACAAATATTACCCGGTTCTATTTCTTCTTTAAATGCATTCAACGCAAGCTGCTGTACCAATTTCGGAACATGTAGCTTATCTATCTCTGCCGCCCAAGGATCCCGCACCATGGCGTCTTCAGCCAATTTGGCAGAAAGCTCCGGTGTTTTTTCATGCTCTAACGCAGAGCGCAACGCCTTAGGCGTGGTAACTGGCTCAGCTACGACCTCAGACTGATTTTGCGCGGTCCAGCGATAAGCTTCTTTCTTCGCCGGTTTCTTTTCTTCGGTTGATTTAGCGGCCAGACGCTGCTGGCTGCGCTCAGTCACCGAAGCTAGACGCTCCAGTGCCGAGGTTGCCGGCCGCGCTTTTCCTGGCGCTGCCGGCTCATTCTTTTTTGGTGTGGTTGTCCCGGATTGTCGCAACAACTGGGTCCGTGCCTGAAGGAGCTGCGCAGTAGAATCTGGGAGCTGAGTACTCACTTCAGCGGCAAGCCCTAGCGGTGGTGCATCTTGCGGTGGCCCTGAGTGAGTAGATGCGGGCTGTTGCGTATTTGGGGAGTGCTGCGGTGCATTGTTACCCCCAATCGCTGCTGGCGCACTGACAGATACACTCTGCGGTTCGGCAATTATCGCTTTAGGATGAAAAGCTAACGCTCGCAATAAGGTCATTTCAACCCCCATGCGGCGATCCGGCGCATAAGCCAGCTCTTTGCGGCCCACTAACAGAATTTGATAATATAACTGAATATCAGCAGGTGGCAATGTGCGGGCCAGTTCGCGTAACCGAGGCTCAACCGTCGCATAGTGATTATCCAACATTGATGGCAGCAGTTGCACCATCGCAATGCGGTGCAGCAAACTTAGGGTTTCGACCAATAAGTTTTCCCAATCGACACCACGTGATGCCGCTTGTTCTACCTGAGCCATCACCCGCGCACCATCGGCACTGACCAGCGCCTCGATAATCGCCAAGGGTTGCTCGTCATCCAGCGTTCCCAGCATTTGACTGACTGTAGCTGTCGTCACATGCCCATCGCCCATCGCAACGGCCTGATCTGTCAGACTAAGCGCATCTCGCATACTGCCATCGGCCGCCCGTGCCAATAATTGCAATGCACGCGCATCACTACTGATTTGCTCTGCCAATAATATTTTTTCAAGCTGCCCACGGATAACCTCAACATCAATCACTTTGAGATGGAATTGCAAACAGCGGGAAAGGATGGTCACCGGCAGTTTCTGAGGGTCCGTAGTCGCCAGCAAGAATTTCACATGGGCTGGCGGCTCTTCAAGTGTTTTTAGTAGCGCATTGAAACTGTGGCGCGACAGCATATGCACTTCATCAATTAAGTACACTTTGAAGCGGCCACGGGCTGGAGCATATTGAACGTTATCCAGCAGTTCTCGGGTATCTTCTACCTTCGTGCGCGAGGCGGCATCTATCTCGATCAGGTCAACAAAACGGCCTTGCTCGATCTCCAGGCAGTTAGCACAGGTACCGCAAGGCGTCGCTGTAATGCCGGTTTCGCAGTTAAGACCTTTGGCTAATAGCCGTGCAATCGACGTCTTGCCAACGCCACGGGTGCCGGAGAATAGATAGGCGTGATGAATTCGCCCTAATGAAAGGCCATTAGCCAGCGCCGTCAGGACATGCTCCTGACCAACGACGTCTGCGAACGTTTGGGGGCGCCACTTACGGGCAAGGACCTGATAGCTCATTAATACTTCATCATTGATTTATAAAGAATAATTTAATCACCAGTAAAAAAACCACTATTTAACCTACATATATTAAGTGGTTTGTTTTTGAACACATTAACCCGAATAGCTACAGGTTGAATCTTAGTGTACCAGTACGCCCATCGTCATTCCCACAAATTTACTTTGTGGAAGTAGAGTTGTCGATTCTTTGTACCCTGCGATGCCGTAATAAACCCGTTCTTATTTCCTTTCGGACTCTCCCCCATGTTGAAAGAATCGATATTGCCAGCAATGAATTTTACAACGGTGGCCTGTTCATTTTTATTCCACAATCTGGATGTTATGCTGGCAATCTATTCCGAAATACCGGCCTTAGTACGATCGGAAATTTGCTCTGACAGGTAACGGAGATTAGCAGAGTGTAAGGTGCTTCCCTGACTGCTGGATTTTGCATGGTATTCAATCGGTGCCGATGCCTAGGCTATCAAGAAGTTATAGTTAATAATCAGCGGCACCCAGTTTGGGTCAATTAACAATGGACGGATTTATGACAAGTAAAAAAAGAGGGATGGGCTATATTGCTATCGTCGTTGATGATTACGATAAAGCGATTGAATTTTATACCGAAAAGTTAGGTTTTTTTCTGCGAGAAGATGAGGCACAACCAGGGAAACGTTGGGTGTCGGTTTCGCCGACAGAAGACAGTGAGTGTCGTTTATTGCTAGCTCGGGCATCCAATGACCATCAAACTGCGTTTATTGGTAATCAATGTGGTGGTCGAGTATTCCTTTTTCTTGAGACAGATAACTTCTGGCGTGATTATGAGTTGATGAAATCAAAAGGAGTGACATTCTGCGAAGAACCTCGCAAAGAGAAATATGGCATGGTGGTTGTATTCGAAGATATTTACGGTAATCGCTGGGATCTTTACCAAAAATAGTGAGTATAATTAGTGCGTTAGGAAAATAATAATGATAAGAATCATCTCGGTGAGAAGTCACCCTGAGTATAAAGATCAATCTATCCGCTATTTTCAGAATAAGTGGGCCACGGAAGAGACTAAAATGCTTTATCAGGATTGCATCAGTCTTTGTATTGCAGCTAAAAATCCTTTACCTCAATGGTATTTGATGGAAATGAATAATGAAATTATTGGTTGCGCTGGATTAATCACCAATGATTTTATTAGCCGTATGGATCTGTACCCTTGGTTATGTGCGCTTTATATTGAAGAGCAACACCGAGGGTATGCTTATGGTGAATTACTGATCAAGCATATTGCTAAAGAAACCAAACAATTAGGTTTTGATACACTACATTTATGTACTGACCATATCGGGTTCTACGAAAAGTATGGTTTTACTTTTACTGGATTGGGTTATCACCCATGGGGCGGGTCTTCACGTATTTATTCGCTGCCACTCTAATAAGTGAATGGCAGTTTGCATTGATAATATTTTCCCGACATTCATCGAATAATCTGACGGTCACCGTTGATGACCACCAGATTATTATGCCTACCATCTTTCAGTCCAGAGTGCTGTTGGCAGCTTTCATTCACCCAAATAAGCTACCTGGGTAAGTTTATCGGGATGTATTCACTTGCAGCCTACCTGCAACTCCACATTCTTTGGGGATAAAATCAATGCCCGCTGAACGAGACCAAACTATAGCAAGTGATCCCTTGCTGAGTCAGGCGCGCTTCGCCACCCAATTCAGGCAAATCAATCACAAATGCAGCGTCAGTCACGACGCCACCCAGCCGACGGATGAGCTTAACCGTTGCCTCGATTGTGCCGCCGGTAGCCAGCAAATCGTCAATCACTAAGACATTATCGCCCGGTTTAATGCTATCGGTGTGGATCTCAAGTTTGTCCGTGCCATACTCCAACTCATAGCTTTCGCTGATAGTTTCCCGCGGCAATTTACCGGGTTTACGCACCGGAACAAAACCGACACCCAGCGACAGGGCGACCGGAGCACCAAACAGAAAGCCGCGAGCTTCAGTACCCACTACTTTAGTCACGCCTTTACCCAGATAGCGCTCTACCAGCAATTCGATGCTAGCGGCATAGGCTAATGGATCTTCTAGCAAGCTGGTCACATCACGAAACAGTATTCCCGCTTTTGGATAATCGGGGATGGTTTTGATACTGTCTTTAATATATTGAAGCTGTTGTGCTGTATTAGGTGCAGTAGCGGTCATAATTTGTGCCTGATAAAACTGCTGTACATACTTAAGCGCGGCCAGTCGATGTTAAATGGCATCGGCTGAGTAACTTAGTCTCACTATCGATAATACTCCGATAGTTAAAGTCACTGCATCCTTAACATTAAGGATGCAACGAGGGATTACCCCGCGCACGAAAACGCTCAAATCTATGCAAACTGGCACTAAAATGCAACTAGTGTGAATTGCTCAGCGCCGTTTTTGTTGCGATAGGTCAATAACTGGCATTCGCCACATAAAGGTCAACAGTAGGATTAACATAATAAGTAATATGCCTCTCACCCACCAGATTTTCACCAACCAAAGTGAAACAGCAAATGTAAGTATGGTAACCAGTATTGCCTTCCATTTAGTGCCCACAGGCAATGCTCGATGTTGTTGCCAGGTACGTATATAGCTACCAAACCATGAACGGTAGAGCAACCAGTGATGAAATCGCGGGGAGGATCGTGCAAAACACCAAGCGGCCAACAGCAAAAACGGTGTGGTGGGTAACAGAGGAAGCACGACACCTAACGTTGCCAATATCACCGCCAGCCAACCCAAGGTTATCAAAAACCAACGAGACATAAGCTCCCTTTATCATCACTTTAATGAAGCGTTATCATTAACCCATGCGTTGAACATCATCAATAGATATTCTTGCCATTATTTGCACAAAACATCGGTATCTATTTTATTTACCCTCCCCCAAGCTTGTATCTGCCGCCATTCGAAGGCAAGCTGGCGGGAAATGCCAAGGAGAAGCGCCATGAGTACGGAAAAATTATTGCAGGTGCTTGAAAGCCAAATTGAAGCGCTGTCAGCGCAAGTTGGCCCTCAGGCAAACACCCCCTCTCAGCAAGCCCGTTTTGATCTAAACCTGTTTGGTAATCATGGCAACCGTTTCCGCGATTATCTTCAGGAAATACGTAAAAATATGGTCCAACTAAAGCAGGTGGTTGCTGATAATCGCACACAACAGGTTGCTTTTCTCGCTGAAAAACTGGTTGCCCAGATTTCTGCATTGCAAAGAGAATTGGCTACACAAAAATTAAGAAAATCCAATCCTGAACCTCGGGATAATAAATTGGACCCTTACCATAAGCTGGCTGAACATCAAGATTATGAACGGCGAATATTGGCCATGATTCAGGATAGAGAGAGCCAACTTGGTAAGCAAAGTTTGTTATCTGAGCAGCAGAAAATACAGAAAGAGCTAGCGGCACTCGAGGGGCGCCTAATGCGCTGCCGGCAGGCGTTGATAAGAATAGAACGCAGTATTGAGAAAAAAGAGAACGGTTTTTGAATATTTGTCACATTTTTTGAATCATTGAGATTCCGACAGCAAATAGTTCTCTATAATGTTTATGCCCGCCCTCTTTCAAATGCAGATGTTGACGGCTTGCGTTCACCCGAATTACTGACTGGTGTCAGTTAATCGGGATTACCTCGCTTACCGCTTTCCAGCATGTTGAAATCTAGTGGGTATATAGGTTGAATCAGGTCAGGTGGAACCCTGGTACGATATTCACACCCGACTTCCCGATTAACTGCAAATCAAATGTTGGTCAGATTATGTCAGTTGAAAAAGCTCCACCAGAACTGCAACTGGCAGTAGATCTTATCTATCTGCTGGAATGCAATGAGATAGCGCCCGAGACAGCACTGGCGGCGTTAGCGATCGTGCAACTTGATTATCAGCGTAAGCTCCGCCGTCAAAACTCAGATTGAAGATATCACTTCTGCTATTTAGCCAAGGCGATACACTAACGTGTCGCCTTAGTGATGCAGGTATATGACCCGACCTGTAGAGACTCCATCAGTAATGGCGCGCTACTGCCTATACAGCCTAATGCCTTAAGCAAGCGGCTTATTGATATCCGGTAAGTCAGGCTTAGTATCTCCCAATTCCGATTGCTCAGCCGGTAAGCCTTGTTTATCAAGCGGGCGACTGACTTCCTGAACCTCGGTACCATCTGGTTTGTGCAGATACACTTCCAACTGGTTAAAGGCGATATTAATGTCATTATCACGACATAACTTATCAATAGCCCTGTTCAATTCATCCACCGTATAGCTGCGATCTCTCAATTCACGAACATACAGGCGTAACTCATGATCAAGAGTGCTGGAACCGAAGTTTAGGAAGAAGACTTGTGGTTCAGGATCAACCATAACTCGTGGATTCTCATGGGCGGCTTGTAACAGTACATCTTTTACTTTCGCCAGATCAGAACCATAGGCGACACCCACTTTAATGATGATGCGCGTAATGGTATCTGATAGTGACCAGTTGATCAGGCGCTCGGTAACAAATGCTTTGTTCGGAATAATGACTTCTTTACGGTCAAAATCGGTAATTGTCGTCGCACGGATGCGTATCTTGCTGACATTCCCCGAAAAAGTACCAATGGTAATGGTATCGCCGATACGAACGGGCCGCTCAAACAGAATAATCAAACCGGATACAAAGTTGGCAAAGATTTCCTGCAAGCCAAACCCCAAACCAACAGACAGTGCCGCCACTAACCATTGCAATTTATCCCACGAAACACCGAGCGAACTTAACGCGGTTATCCCACCGACCGCCGTGATGAGATAAGTCAGAATGGTGGTGATGGCATAAGAAGTGCCTTGGCGCAGTTGCAGGCGCGACAATACCACAACCTCAAGTAAGCCCGGCAAGTTACGAGTCAGAACATAGGCCACCACCAATGCCATCAAAGCCACCAGCATATTCCCCAAGGTCACAGCCTGCGCGACGCTAGCACCAGCGACTGTTGAGGTGTAATGCCACAAAGAGATACTATCCAGATAGGAAATAACCGTTATCAGGTCCGCCCAAATCCAATAGAAACAAGTGGCAAAAATCAGGAAGAGCGCCATCGTTGTCAGGCGTAATGACTGTTGGTTAATTTGGTCCAAGGCTAATGGCGGCTCTTCAACCGGCTCACCACCTTCAGCCCCCTCTTTCACCAAACTTTGCCGCCGGGCAATTGCCCTACGATAGGCCAAACGCCGCGCGGCAACCCCTAAACCTCGAATTGCCGTCAGGTAAACGATATTCCACAGGAACAATAAGTACAGGCTATCAATCCAGCGACCAGCCAGTTGTAGTGTCGTATAAAAATATCCTGCCATCATTAAGCCAATCAATATGATGGGGGTTACAGCAACCGCAGTCACAATCACCAACCGCACCGCATGGGAATCTTTTTCACGCCAACTATCGCGGCAGAATGGATAGACAAACAGGGCCAGCAGTGCCAATGCAATAACAATAACAATTTGCCCGATGACATCATCGACCAATCGAAGTGGACTTTTCTCTCCCAATTCCGACCAGAATATCACCGGCAACAATGCCCCCCCTAATCGCACCATTTGGCGGCGATAATGCGCGCATCGGTCAGCCGCAATCATAAAGTGTCGCTCGGTAATTCCCCCTGGCGAGAGCATACGATAGGTCAGATCAAATATTAGCCAGAACAGCGCCAAACGTTGGAATAAGCTCCAGAGGAAGTCACTAAGATTAAAGTCTGAACGCAGACACCAATAACCAAAACCTAGGATAATTAAGGCCCCAGGCAAGACTTTCAGTAAAGTGAGCATAATGGCATTTGGCGTATGCATTTGGCTGTCGTGCTTGAGTTGCCCGACGTCAGCCGCCAGTCTATCCAAATGTTTATTAATGATGTTATAGCGTGATCGGATCACCCCCACCACAATCAACATGGGTAGCAAGAACACCACTGATTTGATCAACCCCGCTAACACATCACCCGGTGACAGGGTAAAGTGAAAATTGCTCAGTTCAGATTTAAGTGCGCCCGGTAAGGCTTTTAGCCAAGACCAGTCCATCGGTTTATTGCTACTGACCCAAAAAATCTGCTGTGTCAGAGTATGTTGCAGTGATTCATTGACGCTGAGCAACTGCTGTTGGTTAATTTGCAGATTGATAGCCA includes:
- a CDS encoding adenylate kinase, with the translated sequence MRIILLGAPGAGKGTQAQFIMEKYGIPQISTGDMLRAAVKAGSELGLKAKEIMDAGKLVTDELVIALVKERITQDDCRDGFLLDGFPRTIPQADAMKEAGIKVDYVLEFAVPDELIVERIVGRRVHAASGRVYHIKFNPPKVEDKDDVTGDELTIRKDDQEATVRKRLIEYHQQTAPLVSYYRKEADAGNTQYFKLDGTRKVAEVSAELATILG
- a CDS encoding molecular chaperone HtpG, yielding MSMKGQETRGFQSEIKQLLHLMIHSLYSNKEIFLRELISNASDAADKLRFRALSNPELFEGDGELRVRLSFDKEKRTLTLSDNGIGMSRDEVIDNLGTIAKSGTKAFLESIGSDQAKDSQLIGQFGVGFYSAFIVADKVTVRTRAAGAPADAGVFWESAGEGDYTIADITKEERGTEITLHLREGEDEYLDDWRLRSVISKYSDHIALPVEIQSKNEEDGTVTWEKINKAQALWTRGKAEITDDEYKAFYKHIAHDFTDPMSWSHNRVEGKQEYTSLLYIPAQAPWDMWNRDHKHGLKLYVQRVFIMDDAEQFMPNYLRFVRGLIDSNDLPLNVSREILQDSRITQNLRSALTKRVLQMLEKLAKDDAEKYQQFWQQFGMALKEGPAEDGSNKETIAKLLRFASTHTDSSAQTVSLEDYVSRMTEGQEKIYYITADSYAAAKNSPHLELFRKKGIEVLLLSDRIDEWMMSYLTEFDGKVFQSVSKADDSLNKLADEERPDQQEADKALEPFVERVKTLLGERVKDVRLTHRLTDTPAIVTTDADEMSTQMAKLFAAAGQQAPEVKYIFELNPEHSLVKRAADVTDDAQFAEWVELLLDQSLLAERGTLDDPNQFIRRMNQLLTA
- a CDS encoding recombination protein RecR translates to MQTSPLLESLMEALRCLPGVGPKSAQRMAFQLLQRDRSGGMRLAQSLTRAMSEIGHCADCRTFTEQDRCTICSNPRRQQNGQLCVVESPADIHAIEQTGQFGGRYFVLMGHLSPMDGIGPGDIGLDLLEKRLETETITEVILATNPTVEGDATANYIGQMCGQYGVLASRIAHGVPVGGELEMVDGTTLSHSLAGRNPIKY
- a CDS encoding nucleoid-associated protein, YbaB/EbfC family — encoded protein: MFGKGGIGNLMKQAQQMQEKMQQMQEEVAKLEVTGESGAGLVKVTINGAHNCRRVEIDPSLLVEEDKEMLEDLIAAALNDAARRIDETQKEKMASVSSGMQLPPGFKMPF
- a CDS encoding DNA polymerase III subunit gamma/tau (catalyzes the DNA-template-directed extension of the 3'-end of a DNA strand; the tau chain serves as a scaffold to help in the dimerizaton of the alpha,epsilon and theta core complex; the gamma chain seems to interact with the delta and delta' subunits to transfer the beta subunit on the DNA), with translation MSYQVLARKWRPQTFADVVGQEHVLTALANGLSLGRIHHAYLFSGTRGVGKTSIARLLAKGLNCETGITATPCGTCANCLEIEQGRFVDLIEIDAASRTKVEDTRELLDNVQYAPARGRFKVYLIDEVHMLSRHSFNALLKTLEEPPAHVKFLLATTDPQKLPVTILSRCLQFHLKVIDVEVIRGQLEKILLAEQISSDARALQLLARAADGSMRDALSLTDQAVAMGDGHVTTATVSQMLGTLDDEQPLAIIEALVSADGARVMAQVEQAASRGVDWENLLVETLSLLHRIAMVQLLPSMLDNHYATVEPRLRELARTLPPADIQLYYQILLVGRKELAYAPDRRMGVEMTLLRALAFHPKAIIAEPQSVSVSAPAAIGGNNAPQHSPNTQQPASTHSGPPQDAPPLGLAAEVSTQLPDSTAQLLQARTQLLRQSGTTTPKKNEPAAPGKARPATSALERLASVTERSQQRLAAKSTEEKKPAKKEAYRWTAQNQSEVVAEPVTTPKALRSALEHEKTPELSAKLAEDAMVRDPWAAEIDKLHVPKLVQQLALNAFKEEIEPGNICLHLRSSQRHLNSPTAQKALADALSELHGNAVTLSVIEDDNPAERTPLEWRQAIYEEKLAQARQSIIADNNIQTLRRFFDAELDEESIRPV
- a CDS encoding VOC family protein; the protein is MGYIAIVVDDYDKAIEFYTEKLGFFLREDEAQPGKRWVSVSPTEDSECRLLLARASNDHQTAFIGNQCGGRVFLFLETDNFWRDYELMKSKGVTFCEEPRKEKYGMVVVFEDIYGNRWDLYQK
- a CDS encoding N-acetyltransferase codes for the protein MIRIISVRSHPEYKDQSIRYFQNKWATEETKMLYQDCISLCIAAKNPLPQWYLMEMNNEIIGCAGLITNDFISRMDLYPWLCALYIEEQHRGYAYGELLIKHIAKETKQLGFDTLHLCTDHIGFYEKYGFTFTGLGYHPWGGSSRIYSLPL
- a CDS encoding adenine phosphoribosyltransferase, whose product is MTATAPNTAQQLQYIKDSIKTIPDYPKAGILFRDVTSLLEDPLAYAASIELLVERYLGKGVTKVVGTEARGFLFGAPVALSLGVGFVPVRKPGKLPRETISESYELEYGTDKLEIHTDSIKPGDNVLVIDDLLATGGTIEATVKLIRRLGGVVTDAAFVIDLPELGGEARLTQQGITCYSLVSFSGH
- a CDS encoding DUF454 domain-containing protein gives rise to the protein MSRWFLITLGWLAVILATLGVVLPLLPTTPFLLLAAWCFARSSPRFHHWLLYRSWFGSYIRTWQQHRALPVGTKWKAILVTILTFAVSLWLVKIWWVRGILLIMLILLLTFMWRMPVIDLSQQKRR
- a CDS encoding prephenate dehydrogenase, yielding MSTEKLLQVLESQIEALSAQVGPQANTPSQQARFDLNLFGNHGNRFRDYLQEIRKNMVQLKQVVADNRTQQVAFLAEKLVAQISALQRELATQKLRKSNPEPRDNKLDPYHKLAEHQDYERRILAMIQDRESQLGKQSLLSEQQKIQKELAALEGRLMRCRQALIRIERSIEKKENGF
- a CDS encoding DUF2496 domain-containing protein; translation: MSVEKAPPELQLAVDLIYLLECNEIAPETALAALAIVQLDYQRKLRRQNSD